A DNA window from Chryseobacterium scophthalmum contains the following coding sequences:
- a CDS encoding MotA/TolQ/ExbB proton channel family protein, translating into MLLTELTQILFAQVAVPTVPVEKLEFSFWNILFHGGAFAKIVMVTVLLLGVFSVYLFFERFFFIKRMTSKTDSNFMNNIEDFIRDGKIEAAADYCKTQNSPESRILEKGISRLGRPVSDIVSAMESQAQIEVANMEKNLNLLAVVPSIAPMLGLLGTVIGMIIAFFDLSHAEGAFSPKTLSEGIYTALGQTAVGLAVAIPANFFYNILLTRIDKFVLRTQNVSGEFLDIINKPL; encoded by the coding sequence ATGCTGTTAACGGAACTTACTCAGATTTTATTTGCACAGGTCGCTGTACCTACTGTACCTGTAGAAAAGCTTGAATTTTCTTTTTGGAATATCCTTTTTCATGGTGGTGCTTTCGCTAAAATAGTGATGGTAACTGTTTTGTTATTAGGAGTTTTCTCGGTTTATCTTTTTTTTGAAAGATTTTTCTTTATTAAAAGAATGACTTCAAAAACGGATTCTAATTTTATGAATAACATCGAAGACTTCATAAGAGACGGGAAGATAGAGGCAGCAGCAGATTATTGTAAAACACAGAATTCACCGGAATCCAGAATTTTAGAGAAAGGAATCTCAAGATTAGGAAGACCTGTTTCTGATATTGTAAGCGCAATGGAGTCTCAGGCTCAAATTGAGGTTGCCAATATGGAAAAAAATCTGAACCTTTTGGCGGTTGTACCAAGTATTGCACCGATGTTGGGGCTTTTGGGAACGGTAATCGGGATGATTATTGCGTTCTTCGATTTGTCACATGCTGAAGGCGCTTTCTCTCCGAAAACTTTATCTGAAGGTATTTATACGGCTCTTGGACAGACTGCAGTTGGTTTGGCGGTAGCAATTCCGGCAAATTTTTTCTACAATATTTTGCTGACAAGAATTGATAAATTCGTTCTGAGAACTCAGAATGTTTCTGGAGAATTTTTAGATATTATCAATAAACCTTTATAA
- a CDS encoding ExbD/TolR family protein — protein MKIQRRNKAHPEFSLAAMTDVILLMLIFFMITSSAANQSAIDVKLPQTGSVDNNIPNPMTVSVKPDGSYFVNDKPVSRELVEQTIVSDLQSKSAKSFTIRADESTMHKDVVFLMEIAEKHKFNIAIATVKE, from the coding sequence ATGAAAATTCAGAGAAGAAATAAAGCGCATCCAGAATTCAGTTTAGCAGCAATGACGGACGTTATCTTGCTGATGTTGATTTTCTTTATGATTACCTCTTCTGCGGCTAATCAAAGTGCGATTGATGTAAAACTTCCACAAACAGGAAGCGTAGATAATAATATTCCGAATCCGATGACGGTAAGTGTAAAACCAGACGGATCGTATTTTGTAAATGATAAACCTGTAAGCAGAGAATTGGTAGAACAGACAATTGTGAGTGATCTTCAGAGCAAATCAGCAAAATCATTTACCATCAGAGCAGACGAAAGCACAATGCATAAAGATGTAGTTTTCTTAATGGAAATCGCAGAAAAGCATAAGTTTAATATTGCCATTGCAACGGTAAAAGAATAA
- a CDS encoding ferric siderophore ABC transporter substrate-binding protein: MRGYTINRAEENKDKVKSAVLSILIWSAILLFVFIYKMKPTERPKEPEVITTMLVNFGDNRNGAGIEEPANQEGSLAAKAIETAPEPVENVVSEPKTVIVPDPKPESKKTEVKEKIITGTNTKVTAPKKEDSKTNKKSTASSTTKSTKSSAKTANSKTGNGDGKGTAAIGNLIRGRGTKAGSQGTGTGIGNNGDPLGGDGNGDSKVGIDRRLIGYIPGTMGRGGAQPSHNCTASGSITIAYTVDKAGNISSARRSGGVSDPCVVSTSVAWVKKYVKAEKASVSSTGTYNITF, from the coding sequence ATGAGAGGTTATACGATAAATAGAGCCGAAGAAAATAAAGATAAGGTAAAGAGTGCAGTACTTTCTATCCTTATTTGGTCTGCTATTTTGTTATTCGTTTTCATCTATAAAATGAAACCGACTGAGCGCCCGAAAGAACCTGAAGTGATTACTACAATGCTCGTCAATTTTGGAGATAACAGAAACGGAGCGGGAATTGAAGAACCTGCCAATCAGGAAGGAAGTTTGGCTGCAAAAGCTATAGAAACAGCTCCTGAACCGGTGGAGAATGTTGTTTCCGAGCCTAAAACGGTTATCGTTCCCGATCCAAAACCGGAATCAAAAAAAACTGAGGTTAAAGAAAAAATAATTACCGGAACAAATACCAAAGTTACCGCTCCGAAAAAAGAAGATTCAAAAACCAATAAAAAATCAACGGCAAGTTCGACTACCAAAAGCACAAAAAGTTCTGCAAAAACTGCCAATTCTAAAACCGGAAATGGTGACGGAAAAGGAACTGCAGCCATCGGAAATCTAATTAGAGGTCGTGGAACAAAAGCCGGAAGTCAAGGTACAGGAACTGGAATTGGGAACAATGGCGATCCTTTAGGCGGAGATGGAAATGGAGATAGCAAAGTAGGAATTGACCGTCGATTGATTGGATATATTCCCGGAACAATGGGAAGAGGAGGTGCACAACCAAGCCACAATTGTACAGCAAGCGGATCGATCACAATAGCTTATACTGTAGATAAAGCCGGAAATATTTCTTCAGCAAGAAGATCAGGAGGAGTTTCAGATCCTTGTGTGGTTTCTACATCTGTTGCATGGGTGAAGAAATACGTGAAAGCTGAAAAAGCCAGCGTCTCATCCACCGGAACTTACAATATCACATTCTAA
- a CDS encoding nucleoside recognition domain-containing protein, with translation MVLSRIWSAFIIIAITIASIKYISSSHYKTIFNDMVVGKGGDTVQIATQNITTLSPIVRDSLMKKNDFAESRIHYKTDSLKQNVSVYRVQEADGVIGTSETAVKICLGLIGIMTLFMGFMSIAEKAGGINLLSRLIQPFFSKLFPEIPKNHPAFGHMLMNFSANLLGLDNAATPFGLKAMESLQTLNPNKETASNSQIMFLCLHAGGMTLIPVSIIAIRASMGSKTPTDIFLPCMIATFAATLAAMIIVSAYQKINLLKPIVLAYVGGISALIALLVVYLVQLSKNELDDFSKVLSNGLILFIFIAIVLGAVYKKINVFDAFIEGAKEGFWTCVKIIPYLVGMLIAISLLRTSGVFDVIIDGMKWIANTANLDARFVDGLPTALIKPLSGSGARGMMVDTMATFGADSFQGKLAAVLQGSSDTTFYVIAVYFGAVAVKNTRYTVVAMLLADLVGVITAIGLAYLFFA, from the coding sequence ATGGTTCTCAGCAGAATTTGGTCGGCTTTCATTATCATCGCCATTACTATTGCAAGTATAAAATACATCTCGTCAAGCCACTACAAAACCATTTTCAATGATATGGTTGTAGGAAAAGGCGGCGATACCGTACAAATTGCTACCCAAAACATCACTACACTCTCCCCCATTGTAAGAGACAGCCTGATGAAAAAAAATGATTTTGCAGAGAGCAGAATTCATTATAAAACAGATTCTCTGAAACAAAATGTAAGTGTTTATCGAGTTCAGGAAGCAGACGGTGTTATTGGAACTTCTGAAACTGCCGTTAAAATTTGTCTTGGTTTAATAGGAATCATGACGCTTTTCATGGGCTTCATGAGTATCGCCGAAAAAGCTGGTGGAATCAATCTTTTAAGCCGATTGATACAGCCATTTTTCTCAAAATTATTTCCAGAAATCCCAAAGAATCATCCTGCTTTCGGTCATATGTTGATGAACTTTAGCGCAAATCTTTTAGGTTTAGATAATGCCGCAACTCCTTTTGGTCTAAAAGCAATGGAAAGTTTACAGACATTAAACCCAAATAAAGAGACAGCGAGCAATTCACAAATTATGTTTCTCTGCCTTCACGCAGGCGGAATGACATTGATTCCGGTTTCTATTATTGCAATCAGAGCTTCGATGGGTTCAAAAACTCCTACAGATATTTTTCTTCCGTGTATGATTGCAACATTTGCTGCGACTTTAGCGGCAATGATTATTGTTTCTGCTTATCAAAAAATAAATCTATTAAAACCTATTGTTCTGGCCTATGTCGGAGGAATTTCAGCATTGATTGCGCTTTTGGTTGTCTATTTAGTTCAATTGAGCAAAAACGAACTGGATGATTTCAGCAAAGTTTTAAGCAATGGTTTGATCTTATTTATTTTTATTGCCATTGTTCTCGGAGCCGTTTACAAAAAAATTAATGTTTTTGACGCTTTTATTGAAGGTGCAAAAGAAGGTTTCTGGACGTGTGTAAAAATTATCCCCTATTTGGTAGGAATGCTGATTGCAATTTCTCTTTTAAGAACTTCAGGAGTTTTTGACGTCATTATTGATGGAATGAAATGGATTGCCAATACGGCCAATTTAGACGCCAGATTTGTCGACGGACTTCCGACTGCTTTAATTAAGCCTTTATCCGGTTCAGGAGCAAGAGGAATGATGGTTGATACAATGGCAACTTTTGGAGCAGACAGTTTTCAGGGGAAATTGGCAGCAGTTCTTCAGGGAAGCTCAGACACGACGTTTTACGTGATTGCAGTTTATTTTGGAGCCGTAGCTGTAAAGAATACAAGATATACGGTAGTTGCTATGCTTTTGGCTGATTTGGTGGGTGTAATTACTGCAATTGGATTGGCATATTTGTTTTTCGCTTAA
- a CDS encoding DUF6973 domain-containing protein encodes MRTFKVVLNTITSMSLKKIFRLLSAVLPHPLFSILSFYATIKAFSIAQKLYPKTASKNGEGNAFRHSLWCCLIMMYCSKVSSPQKALDFCKKITDLHEELFPNEPLETKMDLHNNKIGMDYFMELLPGIHRQFFEKSFFIKELQKKTANAKILKSLDDDFEGELVYLDEK; translated from the coding sequence ATGAGGACATTTAAAGTCGTTTTAAATACCATCACATCAATGAGTTTAAAGAAAATCTTTAGACTCTTATCTGCTGTTTTACCGCACCCTCTTTTTTCGATTTTAAGTTTTTACGCAACGATAAAAGCCTTTTCTATCGCACAGAAACTTTATCCTAAAACAGCATCAAAAAACGGTGAAGGAAATGCTTTCAGACATTCACTTTGGTGTTGCCTGATTATGATGTATTGCAGCAAGGTTTCTTCACCTCAAAAAGCATTAGATTTCTGCAAAAAAATCACCGATCTTCACGAAGAATTATTTCCGAATGAACCTTTGGAAACAAAAATGGATCTCCATAATAATAAAATAGGGATGGATTATTTCATGGAACTTCTTCCTGGAATTCATCGTCAGTTTTTTGAGAAAAGCTTTTTTATTAAAGAATTACAAAAGAAAACAGCCAATGCCAAAATTTTGAAAAGTCTGGATGATGATTTTGAAGGAGAACTGGTTTATCTGGATGAAAAATAA
- the accD gene encoding acetyl-CoA carboxylase, carboxyltransferase subunit beta, with product MAFDWFKRKAQNITTSTDDKKDVPKGLWHQTPSGKVVEHDELKKNNYVSPEDDFHVRIGSAEFFDILFDEGKFTELDPNVESIDILSFKDTKSYTDRLKEVKAKTKLTDSIRNAVGTVNGTEMVVSCMDFAFIGGSLGSVMGEKIRRAIDYCIEKRLPYMIICQSGGARMQEATYSLMQLAKVQAKLAQLSEAGLLYIAYLCDPTFGGITASFAMTADIIMAEPKALIGFAGPRVIRETIGRDLPEGFQTSEFLQEKGFVDFIVKRTEIKEVVSKTVNLLAVKA from the coding sequence ATGGCATTCGACTGGTTTAAAAGAAAAGCACAAAATATTACCACTTCTACAGATGATAAAAAAGACGTACCAAAAGGTCTTTGGCATCAGACTCCATCAGGAAAAGTAGTGGAACACGACGAATTAAAGAAAAACAATTATGTTTCTCCTGAAGACGATTTTCATGTAAGAATAGGAAGTGCAGAGTTTTTTGACATCCTTTTTGACGAAGGAAAATTCACTGAGCTTGATCCAAATGTGGAAAGTATTGATATTCTTAGCTTTAAAGATACCAAGTCATATACCGACCGTCTAAAAGAAGTAAAAGCAAAAACAAAGCTTACTGATTCTATCAGAAATGCTGTAGGAACCGTAAACGGAACCGAGATGGTAGTTTCTTGTATGGATTTTGCGTTCATCGGAGGATCTTTAGGTTCTGTGATGGGTGAAAAAATCAGAAGAGCAATTGATTACTGTATCGAAAAAAGACTTCCATACATGATTATTTGTCAGTCTGGAGGAGCAAGAATGCAGGAAGCAACATATTCTTTGATGCAGTTGGCAAAAGTTCAGGCTAAATTGGCTCAGCTTTCAGAAGCAGGACTTTTATACATCGCTTATCTTTGTGACCCAACTTTCGGTGGAATTACCGCTTCTTTTGCAATGACTGCAGATATTATTATGGCAGAACCAAAAGCTTTGATCGGATTTGCAGGACCAAGAGTTATCCGTGAAACCATCGGTAGAGATTTACCGGAAGGTTTCCAGACTTCAGAATTTTTACAGGAAAAAGGTTTTGTAGATTTTATTGTGAAAAGAACAGAAATTAAAGAAGTTGTTTCTAAAACAGTAAATCTTTTGGCTGTAAAAGCTTAA
- the fbaA gene encoding class II fructose-bisphosphate aldolase produces the protein MSRIFPAGVATGQLVTDIFQYAKENKFALPAVNVIGSSNVNAVMETAAKLNSPVIIQFSNGGAAFNAGKGLSNDAQKSAILGGIAGARHIHTLAEAYGATVILHTDHAAKKLLPWIDGLMDANEEFFKQTGKSLYSSHMLDLSEESLEENLEISAQYFERMAKMQMTLEVEIGVTGGEEDGVDNSSVDNSLLYTQPEDIAYTYEKLKAVSDNFTIAAAFGNVHGVYKPGNVVLTPKILDNSQKFVQEKFGTAEKPINFVFHGGSGSSLEEIREAIDYGVIKMNIDTDLQFAYTEGIRDYMVNNVEYLKTQIGNPEGEEKPNKKYYDPRVWIRKGEETFSKRLIQAFEDLNNVNTLK, from the coding sequence ATGAGCAGAATTTTCCCGGCAGGAGTTGCCACAGGTCAGTTAGTTACAGATATTTTTCAATATGCTAAAGAAAACAAATTTGCATTACCTGCAGTGAACGTAATCGGTTCTAGCAACGTAAACGCAGTAATGGAAACTGCAGCAAAATTAAATTCACCTGTTATCATTCAGTTTTCTAACGGTGGAGCAGCTTTTAACGCTGGAAAAGGACTTAGCAATGACGCTCAGAAATCAGCTATTTTAGGTGGTATCGCAGGAGCTAGACATATTCATACCCTTGCTGAAGCTTACGGAGCAACAGTAATTTTACATACAGATCACGCTGCAAAAAAATTGTTGCCTTGGATCGATGGTTTGATGGATGCAAACGAAGAATTCTTCAAGCAGACAGGAAAATCTCTTTACTCTTCTCACATGCTTGATCTTTCTGAAGAATCTTTAGAAGAAAACCTTGAGATTTCCGCTCAATATTTCGAAAGAATGGCAAAAATGCAGATGACTCTAGAAGTTGAGATCGGGGTTACAGGAGGTGAAGAAGACGGTGTAGACAATTCTAGTGTAGATAACTCTTTATTGTACACACAACCTGAAGACATCGCTTACACTTACGAAAAACTAAAAGCAGTTTCTGATAACTTTACCATTGCAGCAGCTTTCGGAAACGTACACGGAGTTTACAAACCAGGGAACGTAGTTCTTACTCCAAAAATCTTAGATAACTCTCAGAAATTTGTTCAGGAGAAATTCGGAACTGCAGAGAAGCCAATTAATTTTGTATTCCACGGTGGTTCAGGTTCTTCTTTAGAAGAGATCAGAGAAGCTATTGATTACGGGGTAATTAAGATGAATATTGATACCGATCTTCAGTTCGCTTACACAGAAGGAATCAGAGATTACATGGTAAACAATGTAGAATATTTGAAAACTCAAATCGGAAACCCTGAAGGAGAAGAAAAGCCTAACAAAAAATATTATGACCCAAGAGTTTGGATCAGAAAAGGTGAAGAAACTTTCTCTAAGAGATTAATTCAGGCATTTGAAGATTTAAATAACGTAAATACTTTAAAATAA
- a CDS encoding NAD kinase produces the protein MKAAIYSQKKDLDTFLYLSKFISELESRGVKSVLFDEMAEALQFSKIFETFGNKQDLIDKEVDLFFTFGGDGTIVNSLTFIEDLEIPVVGVNTGRLGFLASFTKEEAFKELDSILKGDVKTSRRSVIEVVSPKSDEFFPYALNDVTVSRKETTSMVTVDSYINDEFLNVFWGDGVIVSTPTGSTAYSLSCGGPIISPNNENFVITPIAPHNLNVRPLVVNDKVEIKFKVESRVPQYSLSLDSRLIHIETDKEIIIKKASFQLLLVQPNNLSFYETIRQKLLWGRDKRN, from the coding sequence ATGAAGGCAGCCATATATTCTCAGAAAAAAGATCTTGATACTTTTTTATATTTAAGCAAATTTATTTCTGAACTGGAAAGCAGAGGTGTAAAATCTGTTTTGTTTGACGAAATGGCTGAAGCGCTTCAGTTTTCTAAAATTTTTGAAACTTTTGGCAACAAACAGGATCTTATCGATAAAGAAGTTGATCTTTTCTTCACTTTCGGAGGCGATGGAACCATTGTAAACTCTTTAACTTTCATTGAAGATCTTGAAATTCCTGTTGTAGGGGTCAACACCGGAAGACTTGGGTTTTTGGCAAGTTTCACTAAAGAAGAAGCCTTTAAAGAACTCGATTCTATTTTAAAAGGTGATGTAAAAACCAGCCGAAGATCTGTAATAGAAGTTGTTTCGCCAAAATCTGACGAGTTTTTTCCGTATGCTTTAAATGATGTAACGGTTTCCAGAAAAGAGACGACATCAATGGTAACGGTAGATTCTTATATTAATGATGAATTTTTAAATGTATTTTGGGGTGATGGTGTTATTGTTTCTACACCGACAGGTTCTACAGCTTATTCATTAAGTTGCGGCGGACCGATTATTTCTCCAAACAACGAAAATTTTGTTATTACACCGATTGCTCCACACAATTTAAATGTAAGACCTTTGGTTGTTAATGATAAAGTAGAAATTAAATTTAAAGTGGAAAGCAGAGTTCCGCAATATTCTCTTTCATTAGATTCAAGATTAATTCATATCGAAACCGATAAAGAAATTATAATCAAAAAGGCGAGCTTCCAGCTATTATTGGTGCAGCCCAACAATTTGAGTTTCTACGAAACCATCCGTCAGAAGCTACTTTGGGGACGCGATAAAAGAAATTAG
- a CDS encoding CBS domain-containing protein, giving the protein MFIKDYISKDFPCFHLTDSIESARETLEAFGYTHIFIKKSHHFYGAIAKDFLYEEEGTLKNLEHQIERFAILEDNNIMDSIRLFYTFNANVIPVINKNEKYLGYICCDDVFQTFSKYPLFSETGAILTIETPARKYSMTEIANIVESNNSKFYGGFISFMSDEVIHITIKISNENLASIDATFDRYDYRIVEKYYSDEKTDLFKDRLGFLQKFIEI; this is encoded by the coding sequence ATGTTTATCAAGGACTATATCTCAAAAGATTTTCCGTGTTTTCATCTGACTGACTCTATCGAATCAGCTAGAGAAACTTTAGAAGCATTTGGATATACGCATATTTTCATTAAAAAATCCCACCACTTTTACGGAGCCATCGCCAAAGACTTCCTTTATGAGGAGGAAGGTACTCTGAAAAATCTGGAACATCAGATCGAGCGGTTTGCGATTTTGGAAGACAATAATATCATGGATAGCATCCGATTGTTTTATACATTCAATGCCAATGTGATTCCTGTGATCAACAAAAACGAAAAATATCTGGGATACATCTGTTGTGATGATGTTTTTCAGACCTTTTCAAAATACCCTCTGTTTTCGGAAACCGGCGCTATTCTTACGATAGAAACTCCGGCAAGAAAATATTCAATGACAGAAATTGCCAATATCGTCGAGAGCAACAACTCTAAATTTTACGGCGGATTTATCAGTTTCATGTCGGATGAAGTGATTCACATCACCATCAAAATCAGTAACGAAAATCTAGCTTCAATTGATGCAACATTTGACCGTTATGATTACAGAATTGTAGAAAAATATTATTCTGATGAGAAAACAGATCTTTTCAAAGACCGTTTAGGTTTTTTACAAAAATTTATCGAAATATAA
- a CDS encoding RNA methyltransferase — translation MVNKLKLEELNRIDVETFKKVEKIPLVVVLDNIRSMHNVGATFRTADAFLVQKIILCGITPQPPHREIHKAALGATESVDWSYESDINTTINDLKSQGFEVVGIEQTTNSTMITDFKIENTKKYAVILGNEVEGISDEVLQNIDSFIEIPQLGTKHSLNVSVCGGIVMWEFAKALK, via the coding sequence TTGGTAAATAAATTAAAACTGGAAGAACTCAACAGAATTGATGTAGAAACTTTTAAAAAGGTTGAGAAAATTCCGTTGGTAGTCGTTTTAGATAATATAAGAAGCATGCACAATGTGGGTGCTACTTTTAGAACAGCAGATGCTTTTTTGGTTCAGAAAATTATTCTGTGTGGAATTACACCACAACCGCCACACCGTGAAATTCACAAAGCGGCTTTAGGCGCAACAGAAAGTGTAGATTGGAGTTATGAAAGCGACATTAACACAACTATCAATGATTTAAAAAGCCAGGGTTTTGAAGTTGTAGGTATCGAGCAAACGACAAACAGTACAATGATCACTGATTTTAAAATCGAAAACACTAAAAAATATGCGGTGATTTTAGGCAATGAAGTAGAAGGAATCAGCGATGAAGTTTTGCAGAATATCGATTCTTTTATTGAAATTCCACAGCTCGGAACAAAGCATTCTTTAAACGTAAGCGTATGCGGTGGAATCGTGATGTGGGAGTTTGCAAAAGCCCTAAAATAA
- a CDS encoding bestrophin family protein has protein sequence MRVYNTKHFLKILVSLHKSDTMKILFPTMILMAVYSYGIQYLEIEYLHLTSKSKVSNVGIIHSLLGFVLSLLLVFRTNTAYDRWWEGRKLWGKLVNDTRNFAVKINMILSEDRDSANQIARYLKYYPHFLAKHLSQESTRLALDEDYSEIEKSLKNHGPTDLVILLTHKLYQLKKEGKISDIEMLYLDTQISGFLDVCGGCERIKNTPIPYSYSSFIKKFIILYVLALPIAYVINLGYFMIPLTVFVYYVLMSLELIAEEIEDPFNNDENDIPMETIAQNIEKNVHQIMGAKK, from the coding sequence ATGAGAGTTTACAATACCAAACATTTCCTGAAAATATTGGTCAGCTTACACAAAAGCGACACCATGAAAATCCTTTTTCCAACAATGATTTTGATGGCTGTTTATTCTTACGGAATCCAGTATCTGGAAATTGAATATCTGCATTTGACCTCAAAATCTAAAGTCAGCAATGTAGGGATTATCCATTCTTTATTGGGATTTGTCTTGTCTTTATTATTGGTTTTCAGAACCAATACCGCTTACGACAGATGGTGGGAAGGCAGAAAACTTTGGGGGAAACTGGTGAATGACACAAGAAATTTCGCCGTAAAAATCAATATGATTCTTTCAGAAGACAGAGATTCTGCAAACCAAATTGCACGTTACTTAAAATACTATCCCCATTTTTTAGCGAAACATCTTTCTCAGGAATCTACAAGATTGGCTTTGGATGAAGATTATTCTGAAATTGAAAAATCTTTAAAAAATCACGGACCTACAGATTTGGTGATCCTTTTAACCCACAAATTGTATCAATTAAAAAAGGAAGGAAAAATTTCTGATATAGAAATGCTGTATTTAGACACTCAAATTTCAGGTTTTCTTGATGTTTGCGGAGGTTGTGAAAGAATTAAAAACACCCCGATTCCTTATTCATATTCTTCATTTATAAAAAAATTCATCATTTTATATGTTTTGGCTTTACCGATTGCTTACGTGATCAATCTTGGATACTTCATGATTCCATTGACGGTTTTTGTGTATTATGTATTGATGAGTCTGGAATTAATTGCTGAGGAAATTGAAGATCCTTTCAATAATGACGAGAATGATATTCCGATGGAAACGATCGCTCAGAATATTGAAAAAAATGTGCATCAGATCATGGGTGCAAAAAAATAA
- a CDS encoding cupin-like domain-containing protein codes for MILENVDVVNDITKEDFQQNYFKKQKPLLIKNYASRWEAFDKWNFDFIKEKAGEQEVPLYDNKPADSKKSSDAPVAKMKMKDYIDTIRSKPSDLRIFFYIITDRLPELLKNFTYPDLGIKFFKRLPTLFFGGSDAHVLMHYDVDLGDFMHFHFEGKKRILLFDQKQSKFLYKVPLSVHTVYDIDYENPDYEKFPALKYAKGIEIFMEHGDALFIPGAFWHFNRYLEPGFSMSLRALPNKPKVFANMMYHVFIMRYTDKLMRKLFKANWVNFKQKWAYEKATEALEKHLKKMKI; via the coding sequence ATGATTCTTGAAAACGTAGACGTTGTAAACGATATAACGAAAGAAGATTTTCAGCAAAATTATTTCAAAAAACAGAAACCATTGCTCATAAAAAATTATGCGAGCCGCTGGGAAGCTTTCGACAAATGGAATTTTGATTTCATTAAAGAAAAAGCGGGTGAGCAAGAAGTTCCGTTGTACGATAACAAACCAGCCGATTCTAAGAAAAGTTCTGATGCACCTGTCGCAAAGATGAAAATGAAAGATTATATCGATACGATAAGATCTAAACCTTCAGACCTTCGCATCTTCTTTTATATTATTACCGACCGTCTTCCTGAGTTGCTTAAAAATTTTACATATCCTGATTTGGGAATTAAATTTTTCAAAAGGCTTCCTACATTATTTTTTGGCGGAAGTGATGCGCATGTTTTAATGCATTATGACGTTGACTTGGGAGATTTTATGCACTTTCATTTTGAAGGCAAGAAGAGAATTCTTTTGTTTGACCAGAAACAGTCGAAGTTTTTATATAAAGTTCCACTTTCGGTTCACACGGTTTATGATATTGATTATGAGAATCCGGATTACGAGAAATTTCCTGCTTTGAAATACGCAAAAGGCATTGAGATTTTCATGGAACACGGCGATGCACTTTTCATTCCCGGAGCTTTCTGGCATTTCAACAGATATTTGGAACCTGGCTTTTCGATGTCGTTAAGAGCTTTACCTAACAAACCTAAAGTTTTTGCCAATATGATGTATCATGTTTTCATCATGAGATATACTGATAAACTAATGCGAAAACTTTTTAAAGCAAATTGGGTGAATTTTAAGCAAAAATGGGCGTATGAAAAGGCAACAGAAGCTTTGGAGAAACATCTGAAAAAGATGAAAATTTGA